Proteins encoded together in one Bactrocera neohumeralis isolate Rockhampton chromosome 4, APGP_CSIRO_Bneo_wtdbg2-racon-allhic-juicebox.fasta_v2, whole genome shotgun sequence window:
- the LOC126756939 gene encoding trigger factor-like — MNVSTALTSTEPETSKYSWSRYLNMSTQTPPSRRHQRPSMQVDSAEDGDDDDDDDDDDDDEDNDVDDDSDGKDNENDNLIESDEEGEATTHFGGSAGGGTGGVGADAYRPHASTSDAAKTRDRHADRVAKFSSI; from the coding sequence ATGAATGTGTCCACCGCTCTCACATCAACCGAGCCAGAGACGTCAAAGTATTCATGGTCACGTTACCTGAACATGTCTACACAGACGCCACCCTCGCGCCGCCATCAACGACCCAGCATGCAAGTGGATAGCGCCGAAGAtggcgatgatgatgatgatgatgacgacgacgacgatgatGAGGATAATGACGTGGACGATGACAGCGATGGCAAGGATAATGAAAATGACAATTTGATTGAGTCCGATGAAGAGGGCGAGGCCACCACACATTTCGGTGGCAGTGCTGGTGGTGGTACTGGTGGCGTTGGAGCGGATGCTTATAGACCACACGCCTCTACATCGGACGCAGCTAAAACTCGTGATCGGCATGCTGATCGGGTAGCCAAGTTTTCATCGATTTGA